Proteins from a genomic interval of Chloroflexaceae bacterium:
- the ilvC gene encoding ketol-acid reductoisomerase — translation MAELFYDKQADLERLKGRPIAIIGFGSQGHAHARNLADSGLDVRVGLYPGSKSWARVEEAGLRAMSVADAAREAQIVMLLTPDIGQADIYRDHIAPAMEPGKTLMFAHGFNIRFGQIVPPAEIDVSMVAPKAPGHRVREVFTQGGGVPALVAVQQDASGGAFEDALAYAKALGCTRAGVLKTTFAEETETDLFGEQVVLCGGVSALVKAAFETLVEAGYQPEVAYFECMHELKLIVDLFYQGGLNYMRYSVSDTAEWGDYTAGPKIITAETRATMKRILADIQSGAFAEDWIEENHNGRPRFNAYRKADIEHPIEKIGLELRRMMPFVNPREVIPGSGGA, via the coding sequence ATGGCAGAGTTGTTCTACGATAAGCAGGCCGACCTTGAGCGTCTGAAGGGCAGGCCGATCGCGATTATCGGCTTTGGCAGCCAGGGGCATGCCCACGCCCGTAACCTGGCCGACAGCGGTCTCGATGTGCGGGTAGGCCTCTACCCTGGCTCGAAGAGCTGGGCCAGGGTGGAGGAGGCCGGTCTGCGGGCGATGAGCGTGGCCGACGCGGCCCGTGAGGCCCAGATCGTGATGCTGCTTACCCCTGACATCGGCCAGGCCGACATCTATCGCGATCATATCGCGCCCGCCATGGAACCGGGCAAGACCTTGATGTTCGCTCACGGCTTCAACATCCGCTTCGGGCAGATTGTGCCCCCAGCGGAGATTGATGTGAGCATGGTCGCTCCCAAGGCGCCCGGCCATCGCGTGCGCGAGGTCTTCACGCAGGGCGGCGGCGTGCCTGCGCTGGTCGCCGTCCAGCAGGACGCGAGCGGGGGGGCCTTCGAGGACGCGCTGGCCTACGCCAAGGCCCTGGGCTGCACCCGCGCCGGGGTGCTCAAAACCACCTTCGCCGAGGAGACCGAGACCGACCTGTTCGGCGAGCAGGTGGTGCTCTGCGGCGGCGTCTCGGCGCTGGTGAAGGCCGCCTTCGAGACGCTGGTGGAGGCCGGCTACCAGCCCGAGGTGGCCTATTTCGAGTGCATGCACGAACTCAAGCTGATCGTGGACCTGTTCTACCAGGGCGGCCTGAACTACATGCGCTACTCGGTGAGTGACACTGCTGAGTGGGGGGATTACACCGCCGGGCCGAAGATCATCACCGCCGAGACCCGCGCGACGATGAAGCGCATCCTGGCCGATATTCAGTCCGGGGCCTTCGCTGAGGACTGGATCGAGGAGAACCACAACGGGCGCCCGCGGTTCAACGCCTATCGCAAGGCCGATATCGAGCACCCGATCGAGAAGATCGGTCTGGAGTTGCGCCGGATGATGCCGTTTGTCAACCCGCGTGAGGTAATCCCCGGCAGCGGGGGGGCCTGA